A section of the Mangifera indica cultivar Alphonso chromosome 12, CATAS_Mindica_2.1, whole genome shotgun sequence genome encodes:
- the LOC123192941 gene encoding probable glycosyltransferase At5g25310, which produces MSPTYFSLFIALFLSFSLPLHSTTPYVSPNTLFPNYQNMLKSFKVFTYTAPEPLIFSTTPESLFFSSLQNSPFITQDPEQAHLFFVPFSSHRSTRSLGRLISRLRNDFPFWNRTLGADHFYISCQGLSFNSDRNILELKKNSVQISCFPTLRTEFVPHKDITLPPFADLHRLNAPTNKTKLHLGFVRFGAVEESSLITELLDDPDFYVESGPSDELTYQERLENSKFCLFEYGKGDISGISDAMRFGCVPVVMTDRPIQDLPLLDVLRWQEIAVFVGWNEDKGVKVNSLKKFLYRTWRNEQYEEVSRFCVMAGRHFVWNEEPQPYDAFHMVMYQLWLRRHVIRYARREVA; this is translated from the coding sequence ATGTCTCCGACTTACTTCTCCCTCTTCATCGccctttttctctcattttcccTCCCTCTCCATTCCACAACTCCATACGTCTCACCCAACACACTTTTCCCAAATTACCAAAACATGCTCAAATCTTTCAAAGTCTTTACTTACACCGCTCCCGAACCACTAATCTTCTCCACAACACCCGAGtccctcttcttctcttctctccaAAATAGTCCTTTCATCACTCAAGACCCAGAACAAGCCCACCTCTTCTTCGTCCCCTTCTCATCCCACCGCTCCACGCGTTCTCTCGGGCGTCTCATCTCTCGTCTTCGAAACGACTTCCCGTTTTGGAATCGCACTCTTGGCGCCGACCATTTTTACATCTCGTGTCAAGGTTTGAGCTTCAACTCGGACAGAAATATCCTCGAGTTGAAGAAAAACTCGGTTCAGATCTCGTGCTTTCCCACACTGCGAACCGAGTTTGTCCCACATAAGGATATCACCTTGCCCCCATTCGCGGATCTTCACAGGTTAAACGCGCCAACCAACAAGACAAAACTGCATCTGGGTTTTGTTAGGTTCGGCGCGGTTGAAGAGTCAAGTTTGATCACTGAACTACTTGATGATCCTGACTTTTACGTGGAATCTGGGCCGTCGGATGAACTGACTTATCAGGAGAGGTTAGAAAATAGTAAGTTTTGTCTGTTCGAGTACGGAAAGGGGGACATTTCCGGGATTAGTGATGCGATGCGTTTCGGATGCGTGCCTGTGGTGATGACTGACCGTCCGATTCAGGATTTGCCGCTGTTGGACGTGCTGAGGTGGCAAGAGATCGCAGTGTTTGTTGGGTGGAATGAAGATAAAGGAGTGAAGGTCAATTCACTGAAGAAGTTTTTGTATCGCACGTGGAGGAATGAACAGTACGAGGAGGTGAGTCGATTCTGTGTGATGGCAGGTCGGCATTTTGTGTGGAATGAGGAACCGCAGCCGTACGATGCATTTCATATGGTGATGTATCAGCTGTGGTTGAGGCGCCACGTCATTAGATACGCGCGTAGAGAAGTGGCGTAA
- the LOC123192214 gene encoding CASP-like protein 5B1 isoform X2 produces MLFGCPGQVSGLLLRVGQCCFAAASVGVMLSAHGFYNSTAFCYLIASMGLEVLWSFGLACLDLHALRSKKNLRNPILVTAILSLAGACSAAGVTVLYTKDLNFDYCKSPPYFSCNRFQISVVLAFISWFLLAISSHVMFWLLAAV; encoded by the exons ATGTTGTTTGGGTGTCCAGGGCAGGTGAGTGGTTTACTGTTGAGAGTGGGGCAGTGCTGTTTTGCCGCAGCTTCAGTTGGGGTGATGCTTTCGGCTCATGGCTTCTACAATTCTACTGCTTTCTG CTATCTAATTGCATCAATGGGACTGGAAGTTTTGTGGAGTTTTGGACTAGCTTGTCTCGATTTGCATGCTTTGAGATCAAAGAAAAACCTGCGAAATCCCATCTTG GTGACAGCAATTCTATCACTTGCGGGTGCATGCTCAGCAGCTGGGGTGACAGTTCTGTATACAAAAGACTTAAATTTTGATTACTGCAAGTCACCACCGTATTTCTCATGCAACAGATTCCAAATTTCTGTAGTCTTGGCTTTTATCTCCTGGTTCCTCCTTGCTATATCTTCTCATGTCATGTTTTGGCTTCTGGCTGCAGTTTAA
- the LOC123192214 gene encoding CASP-like protein 5B1 isoform X1 — MLFGCPGQVSGLLLRVGQCCFAAASVGVMLSAHGFYNSTAFCYLIASMGLEVLWSFGLACLDLHALRSKKNLRNPILVSLFVVGDWVTAILSLAGACSAAGVTVLYTKDLNFDYCKSPPYFSCNRFQISVVLAFISWFLLAISSHVMFWLLAAV, encoded by the exons ATGTTGTTTGGGTGTCCAGGGCAGGTGAGTGGTTTACTGTTGAGAGTGGGGCAGTGCTGTTTTGCCGCAGCTTCAGTTGGGGTGATGCTTTCGGCTCATGGCTTCTACAATTCTACTGCTTTCTG CTATCTAATTGCATCAATGGGACTGGAAGTTTTGTGGAGTTTTGGACTAGCTTGTCTCGATTTGCATGCTTTGAGATCAAAGAAAAACCTGCGAAATCCCATCTTGGTGAGCCTTTTTGTTGTTGGTGACTGG GTGACAGCAATTCTATCACTTGCGGGTGCATGCTCAGCAGCTGGGGTGACAGTTCTGTATACAAAAGACTTAAATTTTGATTACTGCAAGTCACCACCGTATTTCTCATGCAACAGATTCCAAATTTCTGTAGTCTTGGCTTTTATCTCCTGGTTCCTCCTTGCTATATCTTCTCATGTCATGTTTTGGCTTCTGGCTGCAGTTTAA
- the LOC123192722 gene encoding folylpolyglutamate synthase isoform X2: MKEGNKNKIATPYEEALDALSSLITKRNRAEPGDRFYSLDLVREYVKMLDLEEAISKMSVIHVAGTKGKGSTCTFTESILRHCGFRTGLFTSPHLIDVRERFRLNGLEICEEKFLAYFWWCYDRLKEKATKEAPMPFLFRFLTLLAFKIFAEEQVDVAILEVGIGGKLDATNVVPTPVVCGVTALGYDHMEILGNTLGEIAGEKAGIFKHGVPAFTVSQPEEAMRVLEQKAAMLDVPLQVAQPLDGSLLNGLKLALEGEHQYSNAGLAVALSSTWLQRTGHLEFGYLEQMTSLPEQFIKGLTMASLQGRAQRVPDRFMNIETTGELVFYLDGAHSPESMEVCGKWFSLAIKEDNQQQTLDFQPSSQELAQNHQVPYGRSRKNSAQILLFNCMSVRDPQLLFPRLMNTCASHGVYFKKALFVPNISVYHKVGSHNLPPTESQVDLSWQFTLQRVWENLSQGDKGGKARNGDAGSEDIIEDTEMIARSCENSAVFSSLPLAIKWLRDSVQKNQSVRIQVLVTGSLHLVGDMLKLVK, translated from the exons ATGAAAGAAG gaaacaaaaataaaatagcgACGCCGTATGAGGAAGCGTTGGATGCTTTATCTTCTCTCATCACAAAACGCAATCGTGCTGAACCTGGCGACAGATTTTATTCTCTCGATCTCGTTCGCGAGTATGTTAAG atGTTGGACTTGGAGGAAGCAATTTCAAAAATGAGTGTTATTCATGTAGCTGGCACTAAAGGAAAG GGATCAACATGCACATTTACGGAATCTATATTGCGACATTGTGGCTTCCGGACTGGGCTTTTCACGTCTCCTCACCTCATTGATGTCCGAGAAAGATTTCGTTTGAATGG TCTTGAAATATGTGAAGAGAAGTTTTTGGCATATTTTTGGTGGTGTTATGATAGACTAAAG GAAAAAGCTACTAAGGAAGCACCTATGCCTTTTTTATTTCGCTTCCTTACCCTACTTGCCTTCAAGATATTTGCAGAAGAGCAg GTAGATGTCGCTATATTGGAGGTTGGAATAGGTGGAAAACTTGACGCAACAAATGTG GTTCCAACACCTGTAGTATGTGGTGTGACGGCCCTTGGGTATGACCACATGGAGATTTTAG GGAATACACTGGGAGAAATTGCTGGGGAGAAGGCTGGAATCTTTAAG CATGGTGTTCCTGCCTTTACTGTGTCCCAACCTGAAGAAGCTATGCGTGTACTTGAACAGAAAGCCGCGATGTTGGAT GTACCCCTTCAAGTAGCTCAACCATTGGATGGAAGCTTGCTAAATGGCTTAAAACTTGCACTTGAAGGCGAGCATCAATATAGTAATGCTGGTCTTGCCGTTGCACTGTCATCTACATGGCTTCAGAGGACTGGTCATCTTGAGTTTGGCTACCTGGAACAGATG ACTTCGCTGCCTGAACAATTCATCAAAGGGCTTACAATGGCTAGTTTGCAAGGACGGGCACAGAGAGTCCCTGATCGATTTATGAACATTGAAACCACTGGGGAGCTGGTATTCTATTTGGATGGAGCTCATAGTCCTGAAAGCATGGAAGTATGTGGAAAATGGTTTTCTCTGGCAATAAAGGAGGATAATCAGCAACAAACTTTGGATTTTCAACCATCTTCACAAGAATTGGCTCAGAATCACCAGGTCCCTTATGGAAGATCCAGGAAAAACTCTGCACAG ATTTTGTTGTTCAATTGTATGTCAGTGCGAGATCCTCAGTTGCTTTTTCCACGCCTGATGAACACATGTGCTAGCCATG GTGTTTATTTCAAGAAGGCACTCTTTGTACCAAATATATCAGTGTATCACAAGGTTGGATCCCATAATTTACCGCCGACTGAGTCGCAAGTTGATTTGTCGTGGCAGTTTACTCTTCAAAGAGTATGGGAAAATCTCTCGCAGGGTGATAAAG GAGGGAAGGCCAGGAATGGTGATGCTGGTTCTGAAGACATTATTGAGGATACGGAAATGATTGCCCGGAGTTGTGAAAACAGTGCAGTCTTTTCTTCTCTCCCGTTGGCTATCAAGTGGCTCAGGGACAGTgttcaaaaaaatcaatctgTTCGTATTCAG GTCCTTGTAACTGGCTCCTTACATCTGGTGGGTGATATGCTGAAATTAGTGAAGTGA
- the LOC123192940 gene encoding uncharacterized protein At2g39795, mitochondrial-like, translating to MAFSSFIRKSASSLAPMATRFIRVSKSYHPVIFATSNNLCQKLTLSPFMPQLYFSSATETKKPSSDESLLRVIDSEIKYAKETDDHDRVEETPGSFPFKIEDNPGQQTITLTREYLGELVKVEVHMPDLVTGEKPDVVGDDDDDDMEKPNQSSLPLVVTVSKSSGTSLEFICVAYPDEIAIDGLAVRKSENSEDEMAYRGPDFHDLDENLKKAFHKYLEIRGIKPSSTNILFEYMVNKDSREYLTWLNNLKNFIEA from the exons ATGGCTTTTAGTTCGTTCATTCGTAAATCGGCCTCTTCTTTGGCTCCAATGGCTACTCGATTCATTCGAGTTAGCAAAAGTTACCATCCTGTCATATTCGCTACCTCGAATAATCTGTGTCAGAAGCTTACCTTGAGCCCTTTTATGCCTCAACTTTACTTCTCTTCGGCTACTGAGACTAAAAAGCCGAGTTCTGATGAATCTCTGCTACGAGTCATTGATTCGGAAATCAAGTATGCTAAAGAGACTGATGATCATGATCGG GTGGAAGAGACTCCGGGCAGCTTCCCTTTCAAAATAGAGGATAATCCTGGACAGCAAACTATAACATTGACAAGAGAGTATCTGGGTGAACTTGTAAAAGTTGAAGTTCACATGCCTGATCTTGTTACTGGTGAAAAACCTGATGTTGTTGgtgacgatgatgatgatgatatggaAAAGCCCAATCAATCTAGTCTGCCACTAGTGGTTACCGTCTCCAAGAGTAGTGGAACCTCGCTTGAGTTTATTTGTGTCGCTTACCCTGATGAGATTGCAATTGATGGCTTGGCTGTTAGGAAATCAGAAAATTCAGAGGATGAAATGGCCTACAGGGGGCCTGACTTTCA TGATTTGGATGAGAACTTGAAGAAAGCTTTCCACAAGTACTTGGAGATTAGGGGAATAAAGCCTAGCAGCACAAATATCTTGTTTGAGTACATGGTTAACAAAGACAGCCGGGAATACTTGACGTGGCTGAATAACCTTAAGAACTTCATTGAAGCATAG
- the LOC123192722 gene encoding folylpolyglutamate synthase isoform X1, producing the protein MKEGNKNKIATPYEEALDALSSLITKRNRAEPGDRFYSLDLVREYVKMLDLEEAISKMSVIHVAGTKGKGSTCTFTESILRHCGFRTGLFTSPHLIDVRERFRLNGLEICEEKFLAYFWWCYDRLKEKATKEAPMPFLFRFLTLLAFKIFAEEQVDVAILEVGIGGKLDATNVVPTPVVCGVTALGYDHMEILGNTLGEIAGEKAGIFKHGVPAFTVSQPEEAMRVLEQKAAMLDVPLQVAQPLDGSLLNGLKLALEGEHQYSNAGLAVALSSTWLQRTGHLEFGYLEQMQTSLPEQFIKGLTMASLQGRAQRVPDRFMNIETTGELVFYLDGAHSPESMEVCGKWFSLAIKEDNQQQTLDFQPSSQELAQNHQVPYGRSRKNSAQILLFNCMSVRDPQLLFPRLMNTCASHGVYFKKALFVPNISVYHKVGSHNLPPTESQVDLSWQFTLQRVWENLSQGDKGGKARNGDAGSEDIIEDTEMIARSCENSAVFSSLPLAIKWLRDSVQKNQSVRIQVLVTGSLHLVGDMLKLVK; encoded by the exons ATGAAAGAAG gaaacaaaaataaaatagcgACGCCGTATGAGGAAGCGTTGGATGCTTTATCTTCTCTCATCACAAAACGCAATCGTGCTGAACCTGGCGACAGATTTTATTCTCTCGATCTCGTTCGCGAGTATGTTAAG atGTTGGACTTGGAGGAAGCAATTTCAAAAATGAGTGTTATTCATGTAGCTGGCACTAAAGGAAAG GGATCAACATGCACATTTACGGAATCTATATTGCGACATTGTGGCTTCCGGACTGGGCTTTTCACGTCTCCTCACCTCATTGATGTCCGAGAAAGATTTCGTTTGAATGG TCTTGAAATATGTGAAGAGAAGTTTTTGGCATATTTTTGGTGGTGTTATGATAGACTAAAG GAAAAAGCTACTAAGGAAGCACCTATGCCTTTTTTATTTCGCTTCCTTACCCTACTTGCCTTCAAGATATTTGCAGAAGAGCAg GTAGATGTCGCTATATTGGAGGTTGGAATAGGTGGAAAACTTGACGCAACAAATGTG GTTCCAACACCTGTAGTATGTGGTGTGACGGCCCTTGGGTATGACCACATGGAGATTTTAG GGAATACACTGGGAGAAATTGCTGGGGAGAAGGCTGGAATCTTTAAG CATGGTGTTCCTGCCTTTACTGTGTCCCAACCTGAAGAAGCTATGCGTGTACTTGAACAGAAAGCCGCGATGTTGGAT GTACCCCTTCAAGTAGCTCAACCATTGGATGGAAGCTTGCTAAATGGCTTAAAACTTGCACTTGAAGGCGAGCATCAATATAGTAATGCTGGTCTTGCCGTTGCACTGTCATCTACATGGCTTCAGAGGACTGGTCATCTTGAGTTTGGCTACCTGGAACAGATG CAGACTTCGCTGCCTGAACAATTCATCAAAGGGCTTACAATGGCTAGTTTGCAAGGACGGGCACAGAGAGTCCCTGATCGATTTATGAACATTGAAACCACTGGGGAGCTGGTATTCTATTTGGATGGAGCTCATAGTCCTGAAAGCATGGAAGTATGTGGAAAATGGTTTTCTCTGGCAATAAAGGAGGATAATCAGCAACAAACTTTGGATTTTCAACCATCTTCACAAGAATTGGCTCAGAATCACCAGGTCCCTTATGGAAGATCCAGGAAAAACTCTGCACAG ATTTTGTTGTTCAATTGTATGTCAGTGCGAGATCCTCAGTTGCTTTTTCCACGCCTGATGAACACATGTGCTAGCCATG GTGTTTATTTCAAGAAGGCACTCTTTGTACCAAATATATCAGTGTATCACAAGGTTGGATCCCATAATTTACCGCCGACTGAGTCGCAAGTTGATTTGTCGTGGCAGTTTACTCTTCAAAGAGTATGGGAAAATCTCTCGCAGGGTGATAAAG GAGGGAAGGCCAGGAATGGTGATGCTGGTTCTGAAGACATTATTGAGGATACGGAAATGATTGCCCGGAGTTGTGAAAACAGTGCAGTCTTTTCTTCTCTCCCGTTGGCTATCAAGTGGCTCAGGGACAGTgttcaaaaaaatcaatctgTTCGTATTCAG GTCCTTGTAACTGGCTCCTTACATCTGGTGGGTGATATGCTGAAATTAGTGAAGTGA